The following proteins are encoded in a genomic region of Coregonus clupeaformis isolate EN_2021a chromosome 14, ASM2061545v1, whole genome shotgun sequence:
- the LOC121581575 gene encoding one cut domain family member 2-like isoform X2, with product MERTMENLGNLHGVSHSQAGDLMSSSHARQSSAPSHRNLVSHAHGRSAMVSSMASILDGTGDYRTDPSALSGHLHPAMSMCESGMSLSNTYTTLTPLQHLPPISTVSDKFHHPHSHHHAAAQQRLSAGNVSGSFTLMRDDHRGLASMGNLYCHYPKDMSGMGHGSLSPLSNGLGSLHNSQQTLSTYGPSAHLSNDSKMLSPMTGFESHAAMLSRSEEHLARSLGGHGHGMISNLNGMHHPHSHLHSQANGEAMLAERERHGAVAGQGGGSGGQAEEINTKEVAQRITAELKRYSIPQAIFAQRILCRSQGTLSDLLRNPKPWSKLKSGRETFRRMWKWLQEPEFQRMSALRLAVVRPVRERAHLTARKTRSRHSAPASVPGTPRLRGTPL from the exons ATGGAACGCACAATGGAAAACCTTGGCAACCTTCACGGCGTCTCCCACTCACAGGCGGGGGACCTGATGAGCTCCTCACACGCTCGGCAGTCCTCCGCCCCTTCACACCGGAACCTAGTTTCTCACGCGCACGGCCGGTCGGCGATGGTGTCCAGCATGGCCTCGATCCTGGATGGTACCGGGGACTACCGGACAGACCCCTCGGCGCTCTCCGGCCACCTCCACCCGGCCATGAGCATGTGCGAGTCCGGGATGAGCCTGAGCAACACATACACCACCCTGACACCTCTCCAGCACCTACCTCCCATATCCACCGTCTCCGACAAGTTCCACCACCCACACTCCCACCACCACGCAGCCGCCCAACAGCGACTCTCCGCGGGGAACGTCAGCGGGAGCTTCACGTTGATGAGGGATGACCACCGGGGGCTGGCGTCTATGGGCAACCTATACTGCCACTACCCCAAAGATATGTCCGGCATGGGCCATGGGTCTCTCTCCCCGCTGTCCAACGGCCTCGGCTCTTTGCACAACTCCCAGCAGACCCTCTCAACCTACGGTCCAAGTGCTCACCTCTCCAACGATTCCAAGATGCTGTCCCCCATGACAGGCTTTGAGTCCCACGCCGCGATGCTGTCTCGGAGCGAGGAGCACCTTGCCAGGAGTTTAGGTGGCCATGGGCACGGCATGATCTCCAACCTCAACGGGATGCACCATCCGCACAGCCACCTCCACTCTCAGGCCAATGGGGAAGCGATGCTGGCCGAGCGGGAGAGGCACGGCGCTGTGGCTGGCCAGGGAGGAGGGTCGGGCGGGCAGGCGGAGGAGATCAACACTAAGGAGGTGGCTCAGCGGATAACGGCAGAGCTGAAGCGCTACTCCATCCCCCAGGCGATTTTCGCACAGAGGATCCTATGTCGGTCCCAAGGAACCCTCTCGGATCTTCTGCGGAACCCCAAGCCATGGAGTAAACTCAAGTCCGGCAGGGAGACGTTCAGGAGGATGTGGAAGTGGCTCCAGGAGCCCGAGTTTCAGCGGATGTCTGCCCTTCGGTTGGCGG TAGTCCGGCCGGTAAGGGAGAGGGCTCATCTCACCGCACGCAAAACGCGATCACGTCATTCCGCCCCAGCCTCGGTCCCAGGCACGCCCAGGCTCAGGGGCACACCACTATAG